A stretch of Paenibacillus sp. URB8-2 DNA encodes these proteins:
- a CDS encoding TerD family protein translates to MAGINLVKGQKIDLTKGNAGLTNVIVGLGWDPAESKGLFGFKKQANVDCDASALLLNADGKLTKKTNLVCFHNKQSACNSVVHSGDNLTGEGDGDDEQIRVNLSAIPSDVHRVLVVVNIYDAVNRKQDFGMIRSAYIRVMNASGGAELVRYNLSDNYSGFTALICGELYRHGSDWKFAAIGEGSHAAHVNQLAERYV, encoded by the coding sequence TTGGCTGGAATTAATCTGGTAAAAGGCCAAAAAATCGATTTGACCAAAGGCAATGCCGGTCTGACGAATGTGATCGTCGGTCTGGGATGGGACCCCGCCGAATCCAAAGGGCTGTTCGGGTTCAAGAAGCAGGCCAATGTTGACTGCGATGCCTCGGCCCTGCTGCTGAACGCGGACGGAAAGCTCACGAAGAAGACCAATCTGGTCTGCTTCCACAACAAGCAGAGCGCCTGTAATTCGGTCGTTCATTCCGGTGACAATCTGACAGGCGAGGGAGACGGAGACGACGAGCAAATCAGAGTGAACCTTAGCGCAATCCCTTCCGATGTGCACCGGGTTCTGGTTGTTGTCAACATTTACGACGCCGTGAACCGCAAGCAGGATTTCGGCATGATCAGATCGGCGTATATCCGCGTGATGAATGCCTCGGGCGGTGCCGAACTGGTCAGATATAACCTGTCGGACAACTACTCCGGCTTCACTGCCCTGATCTGCGGCGAACTGTACCGCCACGGATCGGATTGGAAGTTCGCGGCGATCGGCGAAGGCAGTCATGCGGCGCATGTCAATCAGTTGGCCGAACGGTATGTATAA